Genomic window (Fibrobacter sp. UWB2):
CGAAGAGACCGTCAACGTAGTCGCGCTTGTTGAATTCCACGAGCTGGTCGATGCGTTCGCCCATGCCGACCCAGCGGATCGGAATTTGCAACGAACTAGCAATCGAGAGCACGGAGCCACCACGCGCGGTTCCATCGAGCTTTGTCACCACAAGACCTGTGAGAGGGAAGCTCTGGTTGAAAATCTTCGTCTGGTTGATGGTGTTCTGTCCGGTGTTGCCGTCAATCACAAGCCACATGTCATGCGGCATGTCCGGGCTCACCTTCTTGATGACGCGAACAATCTTCTTGAGTTCTTCCATCAAGTAGTCTTTGTTGTGCAAACGGCCAGCGGTATCAATCAAGACAACATCGCAACCACGGGCGACAGCCGCACTGCAAGCATCGTATGCCACGGCAGCCGGGTCGGAGCCTTCCTGATGCTTCACGAATTCAGCACCCGAGCGTTCGGCCCATGTTTCAAGCTGGTCAATTGCAGCCGCACGGAACGTATCGCAAGCGGCAATCATGACCTTCTTGCCTTCGTTCTTGAGGCGGGCGGCAAGCTTACCGATTGTCGTCGTCTTGCCTGCTCCGTTCACACCAATCACGAGCACCACATGCGGCTTGCCCTTGAGTTCAAACGGAGGAGGATCCTTGAGCAAGCGTTCCGCTTCGTTACGCATGATGTCGAGCACCTGCTCTGTCGTAAGCGACTTGCCCAAAGCGTTTTCGCGGAGCGCATCCGTCAAAAGGAATGCCGCTTCGACGCCGACATCAGCCTTGATGAGATGCTCTTCGAGTTCTTCGAGCGTCTCGTCCGTAATCTTACCGGCACCGACAATCCCCTTCAACTCCCCGAGGAGAGCGTCGCGGGTCTTGGCAAGGCCACTCTTAATTGCAGAAAATAAACCCATTAGATAATACTCTCGACTTTATCCACGAGACCGTAAGCCTTGGCCTCTTCGGCAGACATAAAGTTGTCGCGTTCGGTATCGCGGTCAATCTGTTCAATCGTGTGACCAGAAGTTTCAGCAAGAATCTTGCCCGTGATGCCACGGATACGAAGCATTTCTTCGGCCTGAATCTGGATATCGCTTGCAGGGGCGACAATCTCGCCATGAATGAGCGGCTGGTGGATCATGATGCGGGCGTTCGGCCATGCAGCGCGCTTGCCCTTTGCACCGGCAGTGAGGAGCACGGCACCCATCGAGGCAGCCTGTCCACAGCAAACCGTCACGACATCACTTTCAATAGCGTTCATGCAGTCGTAAATGGCAAGACCACTAGAAATCACGCCACCCGGGCTGTTGATGAAGAAAATAATGTCTTCGTGATTCAAAGAATCCAGGTACAGGAGCTGCTTCACAATGCGTTCGGCACTTTCGTCATCGACACCACCCCACAAGAAAATTCTGCGCTTGGAGGCGAGGTATTCTTCAGCCTTCTTGAGCATGTCCGGGGTCTGCTTTTCTTTGTTTTCGTTACAATCTGCCATAAAAATTCCTTTTGTTCTATTATAATGTAGAAAATTCAATATATTATCGTTCGTCATTGGTCATTAGTCAACTATTATTAGAGAGTTGCTAAATTTGCACCACCATGCCAACAGATTCTCAAAAATACCTAGTCGGGCTCGTGAGTCCCGAAACGCTTACCGCCGCCGAGAGCGAAGAACTCCACCCGGCGCGCATTGACTACGAAAGCTGCGACATCCTCGAAATCCGCTACGACTTTTTTGACGAATCCGAATGGACAGGGCTTTCAGCAAGAATCCGCAAGCTCGTCCCGAACGCAATTCAGCTCGGCACAATCCGCCTCAAGCGTGATGGCGGTACATTCCCCGATGCACGAGCCATCGAGCGCCTCGGACTTTTCGAACAAATTCTTAACGCATCGGACGTCCCGGAATGGCTGGACCTTGAACGCGACTGCTTGCACGACTATGACAAGCTCCGCGAACTTGCTACCCCAAAGGGCGTGAAGATCCTCATTTCCGAGCACAACTTCACCCGCATCCCGAGCGACCTCGAACTCAAGAACTACCTCACCGACGTCAAACGAGTCAAGGCAGACGGCATCAAAATCGCCGCCATGAGCAACTCCGAAGACGACTGCACGCGCCTCTACAAGTTCGCCAAAAGGGCAAAAGGGTTCAAGTTCATCGCCGCATTCGGCATGGGCGAAACCGGAAAAATCAGCCGAATTTGGTCTTTGAAGGAGGGCGCAAACCTCACTTACGGTTCCATCGGAAAGGCGGCCGCCCCCGGCCAAATTGACGTTGCACTCATGAAAAAAGCCATCGACAGGCTCGAAAATACCACTTCACAGCTAGAATTATCTTCTTTTTTAAACATATTTTAGATATAAATCTTACCAAACCGCAATAATTATTCTAAAATGGTTGTTTGACAGATACACAAAAAGGAACATAATAAATCATGCGACTTTCTGAAAGATTTGTAGATAATTGCATCTTGATTAACTCTTCCAGCGAAACTAAGGAAGCCATTCTTAACGAATTGGTAGATACTCTTTGCAGCGCCTACAAACTTGACCACCGCGACGAAATCTTTGAAGCCATCTGGACGCGCGAACAGAGCCGTTCCACGGGCATCGGTTGCGGTCTTGCTGTCCCCCACGCCAAGATTGACTACGTCGACCGCATGTGCATGGTCGCCGCTACCATCGAAAAGGGCCTGGACTTCCAGTCCTTTGACGGTGAACCGGTTTATTTGCTCATCCTCATCGTGAGCCCAGGCAATACAGTCGGCCCGCACCTCAAGGCACTTTCTTCCGTGAGCCGCCTCCTCGCTGACGGCAACGTGCGCAAGGACCTCATTGCCTCCAAGACCCCGGCAGAGTTCCTCACCATTCTCCGCGCCGCCGAAGACAAGTTCCTTTAATGCGGCTTCGCCGCAGTTACTAGTCAATAGCTACTAGTTAATAGAAACGAATTTATCTAGTAACTCAAAACTAATAACTCAACATCACTTGACAATCTTCAATAGCTTTTCTATATTTGCTCTCACCTCGGACGGTTAGCTCAGTTGGTTTAGAGCGCTGCTTTCACACGGCAGAGGTCACTGGTTCAAATCCAGTACCGTCCATTCGAAAAGGCTTCCGCAAGGAAGCCTTTTTGTGTTTGTACAAATTTGCTATCTTAAAATTCACGCAACCAAAATATATAGCTGGGGCATCTAAAAGGTATGAATTACAGAAAAGCAATCGTTCTCGGTATTTTTGCGTCAGCATCGCTCGTTTTCGCTGATGGTTCTTGGACCTTAAGCGCATGCCTCAAGCAGGCCAAAGAAAAGAGCCTCAAGCTCGAATCCGCAAAGCTCCGCGAACAGAAAGCTGATGTGAGCCTCGAACAGGCGAAAGTCGGAAACTACCCCACGCTTTCCGCAAGCATCGGCAATACCCTTTACGATTCCCCGTTCAGAGACGGTCCGCAAGACCATTACCGCTTAAACGCAGGCCTTAGCGCTTCTTACACGCTCTGGGACGGTGGCTCTACGAGACTTTCCATCCAAGCAAATGAAATCAACAAGGAAGCGACGCGCCTTTCAACAAAGGAAACCGAGCGCTCCGTGCAAGAAAGCGTCTTGAACGCCTACATGAACTTGCTCGCCGCAATCGAAAAGTTGCACACCGCAGACGCAACCGTCGAACTGGCGAAGGCCGAATTCGAGCACTACAACACGCTGTTCGAAGCAGGCTCCATCACCAAGAAAGACTTGACACAGTCGCAGGCAAACGTGCTCCAGAAGGAAGCGTCCCAGCTCGCAGCTCAGCTGAGCGTGAATACCGCAAAGACGACTCTCCGCCAGCTCTTGGAACTCCCGGAAAGCGAAGCGTTCGAGATCTCCGCTCCGGAAACCGAAATCCAGACACCGGACGCTCTCACGCCGATTCCGACCCTCAATGAGCTCCAGTCCACAGCCACGGAAACAAATCCGGGATTAAAGTCTGACAGCCTCGCCATCCAGGTCGCAAAGAAGAACACCGAAATTGCAGGCAAGGGCAAGTCCATCAAGGTCTCGCTCGGCGCAAGCGCAAGCACCGGCCTCCAGGCCTGGGAATCCAGAAAGTACGGAAGCCAGCTCAAAAACGGCTACTCGCACAGCGTTTCGTTGAACATCAACATCCCGATTATCGACGGCGGTGCAACCGAGAACAAAGTCTTGCAGGCGCAGATTAGCGAAACAGAAAGTCAGGTCGCTTTGAAGGAACAGGCAAAAACGCTCGAAAACAATATCGAAAAGCTTTACCTGAACGCACTCAGCGCCGACATGCAGTGGAAGGCGGCAATCCTCCAGGTCGAAGCGGAAAACGAAGCCTTGCAGGTCGCCGAAGAACAGCGTAACGTAGGCGCCCTCACGTACACCGATTACCTCACGCAGAAGAATCGCCTCGAAAGCGCACAATCCACGCTCACGAACGCCAAGTACACAAGCCTCTTGGCCCGCAACCTTCTTGATCTGTATCAAGGAAAGCTAGATTAAAAAGGTGATTCCCGCTCAAGGCGGGAATGACAATGCGAAAGGCGTAGCCGCTACACGAGTTTTTCGGCTTCGCCTTCAGCGTACTTTCCGTACAAAATAGCGATGATATCTTTCTTGGGGACCTTTTGACCGGTCTCCTTGAGGCTCACGCGGAGCCTGTCAAGCATCGCCTTGTCAATTTCTTTCCAGTACTGGTTTGTCTCGGTAAGCGTCCAGAGCTTGTCATCGCCACCACTGATCGTCACGAGTTTCGCCTTGAAGAACGTGCTCAGCGCGCGGTTGATAATGCTGCTCGTCGTACCGGCAATATTCTTTGCAACAATTTCCTGAACCAGATCCTGCTTGTTCATTGGAACAAACGAAGTGAGGTCGCAAGCTTCGGCATAAATCTTCTTGAGCATATTGCGCGGGAACATATCCCAGCCCTTACGCTTAAGCGCCTTTGCCAAAACCATCTGCGCATCTTCTTCGACAGCGACTTTCTGCTCGGCAAGTGCGACCATGTATGAACCGCCGCCCACATCCGTCATTTGAACAAAGTCAGCGGACTTCACGAAATCCTTGAACGTCTTGAAACCGAGGCGTTTTTCGTTAAATGCATTATCGAGTCCGAGCATCTTGGGCTTGATCGCCGCAAGAGCAATCGGGCCATCTTCTTTTTGCAAAACGCTACGGAGCATTTCCATGGAATCGATTTTCTCGGAAACAATCAGGTTTGCGCGTTCCTTGGCATCGGCGACTTCATCGCCGGAATCGTCATCGGCTGGGGCCGCATCGTCCGTGTAAATGTAGCGGGAGCATGAATTCTTGACGCATTCGCTCAGCGGGGACTTGGGTCCCACGCCAATCACTTCCTTGCCCTGTTCACGCAGCTTGCGGAAAAGCGGCGAAAAGTCGGAATCACCCGTAGCAAGCACAATCCACTGCACCTGGGAATCGAGCGCCACTTCCATCGTATCGACCGTCATCTTGATGTCCGTCGAATTCTTACCGCTCACCGGGTGGAACGTGTGCACGAGTTCAAAACCATTTTCATTGAGCGCGGACTGCAACGGGATCAGCTGTGGCGTGGACCATTTGCCATACGCCTTGCGCACGACAATCTGCCCGAGCGGCAAAAGTTCGTCCATGAGCGACTGTACACCGTTATTTTTGACCCAGTTGGTCAAGTTCTCTGCGTCGATAAAAATTGCAATGTGGTTCATGAGCGTATATATAGAATTTAACTTGACCCGTCCAAAGTTTACAAATTTCTTACAAAATCAGTTCTTTGTCCAAGGTTCTTGACAAAATGTCCATAACAATATATTTACATAAGAGATTATTTTCTTTTTGGAAAATAAATTAGGATTGGGTTAAGAGGTCCAGAGAGAAATTTTTGGATTTCAAAAAGGAGTGCTCGATGAAAGCGAAACGTCTTTCGTTCGTTACCGCAGCATGCGTTGCGGCTTTATGTACCACATCATTTGCCTACACGATTAGCGGAACCGTTTCCGACGATCAGGGCAAACTTATCAAGGACGTTGACGTCAGCTTGCTCAAGGAAGGCAAGACCACAAAGACAGACGACCAGGGTAAATTCACCATCCATGAAGACGAAGAAGAAGTAGGCATCAACCCGAGCTTCAGAAACGCAGTCGGATACATCAGCGTCAACAACGGCATTCTCTCTTACTCCCAGAGCAGCACCTCGCCTGTTCAGGTAAAGATTTACAACTCGCTCGGCAACCAGGTTTTCAAGAAGACGTTGCAGGGCTCCGGCACGTATGACTTGAGCAAGGGCATCAAGGCACGCGGCACCTACTTTGCACAGGTCTCGGTCGGTTCTGCTACGCAAAAATTCAAGTTCACGACAGACGGAAGCTTCAGCAGTTCCTTCGGCACGCAAGCAGGCGCACTTATGAAGGACGCCCAGAAAGGTGAAGCCATCCGCTTTGTCCTCGATGGCTACGACACGCTCACCATCGCACTCAACACGCTTGACACAAACCTCAACGTGAAGCTCACGAAGAGCGTACCGGCAGAACAGACCTTCAAATTCGGCTATGCCCTCAAGAACGAACCGCGCAAGAGTAAAGGGTGCGGCAAGGCTTCCAGCTTGAGATCCAACAGAAAGGTCGAAAATGGCGAACAGTTCTCCATTAATGTTGGAGGAAAGAATCGCACATTCTTCATCACCTTGCCAAACAATTACGACAACACCAAGCCACACAAGCTCCTTATTGCAAACCACTGCATGGGATCTAAGGCAGAAGACTTCGTGCACCATAATCCGGACTACGACCATCCGACTCCGTATTATGGCCAGCAGAAACTGGACAAGAACGGCGACTACATCTTCGTAGCACCTCAGGGTAACGATAACGGAACCTGGAACGGAAAGGATGACCACCAGTTCGTTGACGAAATGATTACCACGATGTTCGACAACTACTGCGTTGATACGACTCGCGTTTTCGCCACAGGATTTAGCTTCGGCGCCATGTTCACGAACTCTCTCGCTCAGGACTTGCAAGAAAGACTCCGCGCTGTAGCCGTCTACGCAACTGCAGACTACAACATTTGGCTCCCGTCTGCAGGAACAGGTCGTTATGACGCCAAGAACTTGCCTATCGCCTGGATGGGCGTACACGGCAAGAGAGACGGCGTGTGCAACTACGACCGCGCCAAGACCAGCGCCCTCCCGAGA
Coding sequences:
- the ftsY gene encoding signal recognition particle-docking protein FtsY codes for the protein MGLFSAIKSGLAKTRDALLGELKGIVGAGKITDETLEELEEHLIKADVGVEAAFLLTDALRENALGKSLTTEQVLDIMRNEAERLLKDPPPFELKGKPHVVLVIGVNGAGKTTTIGKLAARLKNEGKKVMIAACDTFRAAAIDQLETWAERSGAEFVKHQEGSDPAAVAYDACSAAVARGCDVVLIDTAGRLHNKDYLMEELKKIVRVIKKVSPDMPHDMWLVIDGNTGQNTINQTKIFNQSFPLTGLVVTKLDGTARGGSVLSIASSLQIPIRWVGMGERIDQLVEFNKRDYVDGLFENALENRE
- a CDS encoding PTS sugar transporter subunit IIA, giving the protein MINSSSETKEAILNELVDTLCSAYKLDHRDEIFEAIWTREQSRSTGIGCGLAVPHAKIDYVDRMCMVAATIEKGLDFQSFDGEPVYLLILIVSPGNTVGPHLKALSSVSRLLADGNVRKDLIASKTPAEFLTILRAAEDKFL
- a CDS encoding ATP-dependent Clp protease proteolytic subunit; its protein translation is MADCNENKEKQTPDMLKKAEEYLASKRRIFLWGGVDDESAERIVKQLLYLDSLNHEDIIFFINSPGGVISSGLAIYDCMNAIESDVVTVCCGQAASMGAVLLTAGAKGKRAAWPNARIMIHQPLIHGEIVAPASDIQIQAEEMLRIRGITGKILAETSGHTIEQIDRDTERDNFMSAEEAKAYGLVDKVESII
- a CDS encoding type I 3-dehydroquinate dehydratase is translated as MPTDSQKYLVGLVSPETLTAAESEELHPARIDYESCDILEIRYDFFDESEWTGLSARIRKLVPNAIQLGTIRLKRDGGTFPDARAIERLGLFEQILNASDVPEWLDLERDCLHDYDKLRELATPKGVKILISEHNFTRIPSDLELKNYLTDVKRVKADGIKIAAMSNSEDDCTRLYKFAKRAKGFKFIAAFGMGETGKISRIWSLKEGANLTYGSIGKAAAPGQIDVALMKKAIDRLENTTSQLELSSFLNIF
- a CDS encoding NYN domain-containing protein — its product is MNHIAIFIDAENLTNWVKNNGVQSLMDELLPLGQIVVRKAYGKWSTPQLIPLQSALNENGFELVHTFHPVSGKNSTDIKMTVDTMEVALDSQVQWIVLATGDSDFSPLFRKLREQGKEVIGVGPKSPLSECVKNSCSRYIYTDDAAPADDDSGDEVADAKERANLIVSEKIDSMEMLRSVLQKEDGPIALAAIKPKMLGLDNAFNEKRLGFKTFKDFVKSADFVQMTDVGGGSYMVALAEQKVAVEEDAQMVLAKALKRKGWDMFPRNMLKKIYAEACDLTSFVPMNKQDLVQEIVAKNIAGTTSSIINRALSTFFKAKLVTISGGDDKLWTLTETNQYWKEIDKAMLDRLRVSLKETGQKVPKKDIIAILYGKYAEGEAEKLV
- a CDS encoding TolC family protein, which gives rise to MNYRKAIVLGIFASASLVFADGSWTLSACLKQAKEKSLKLESAKLREQKADVSLEQAKVGNYPTLSASIGNTLYDSPFRDGPQDHYRLNAGLSASYTLWDGGSTRLSIQANEINKEATRLSTKETERSVQESVLNAYMNLLAAIEKLHTADATVELAKAEFEHYNTLFEAGSITKKDLTQSQANVLQKEASQLAAQLSVNTAKTTLRQLLELPESEAFEISAPETEIQTPDALTPIPTLNELQSTATETNPGLKSDSLAIQVAKKNTEIAGKGKSIKVSLGASASTGLQAWESRKYGSQLKNGYSHSVSLNINIPIIDGGATENKVLQAQISETESQVALKEQAKTLENNIEKLYLNALSADMQWKAAILQVEAENEALQVAEEQRNVGALTYTDYLTQKNRLESAQSTLTNAKYTSLLARNLLDLYQGKLD
- a CDS encoding T9SS type A sorting domain-containing protein — encoded protein: MKAKRLSFVTAACVAALCTTSFAYTISGTVSDDQGKLIKDVDVSLLKEGKTTKTDDQGKFTIHEDEEEVGINPSFRNAVGYISVNNGILSYSQSSTSPVQVKIYNSLGNQVFKKTLQGSGTYDLSKGIKARGTYFAQVSVGSATQKFKFTTDGSFSSSFGTQAGALMKDAQKGEAIRFVLDGYDTLTIALNTLDTNLNVKLTKSVPAEQTFKFGYALKNEPRKSKGCGKASSLRSNRKVENGEQFSINVGGKNRTFFITLPNNYDNTKPHKLLIANHCMGSKAEDFVHHNPDYDHPTPYYGQQKLDKNGDYIFVAPQGNDNGTWNGKDDHQFVDEMITTMFDNYCVDTTRVFATGFSFGAMFTNSLAQDLQERLRAVAVYATADYNIWLPSAGTGRYDAKNLPIAWMGVHGKRDGVCNYDRAKTSALPRILKRNGKADANGNFTDASSEKPQEFNGTAGHLCYDFKNVDERFPVKWCSWNGEHQWTAHDGPNTGTGQGWQNTWVPEEAHKFFEQF